In Tachyglossus aculeatus isolate mTacAcu1 chromosome 10, mTacAcu1.pri, whole genome shotgun sequence, the following proteins share a genomic window:
- the C10H19orf81 gene encoding LOW QUALITY PROTEIN: putative uncharacterized protein C19orf81 homolog (The sequence of the model RefSeq protein was modified relative to this genomic sequence to represent the inferred CDS: substituted 2 bases at 2 genomic stop codons), with amino-acid sequence MKSTPGPLNSYHLVPLTSGIRGPVLTLPHSPXSIXIFSGSLSLEGMHSDEIPEESSSRGSMSGCKETGSPLFGLETLKKLQAHNLGKAASLKSSKQHLHQMIAEYEALDQELPCIRKFPKPPTAQPLCLCLETAPEADLTHLDVLAALNEELPEALESGRVSSIRFENLNVICGTAGRRDRWLITVTDFQARSHLLRSGLRLLGEPHPLTRHDETQLSDYRLYLRRALARRRLLEALGASQAPED; translated from the exons ATGaaatcgacccccggtccac TCAACTCCTACCATTTAGTCCCACTTACCTCAGGGATCCGGGGCCCGGTTCTCACACTTCCTCATTCCCCCTAATCCATTTGAATTTTTTCGGGTTCGCTTTCCTTGGAGGG GATGCATTCAGACGAAATTCCGGAAGAATCCTCCTCAAGGGGCAGCATGAGTGGGTGCAAGGAGACAG GGAGCCCCCTGTTTGGTCTGGAGACCCTCAAGAAGTTgcaggctcacaatctggggAAAGCCGCCTCTCTCAAGTCTTC AAAACAGCACCTCCACCAGATGATCGCCGAGTACGAGGCTCTGGACCAGGAGCTCCCGTGTATTCGCAAATTCCCCAAGCCACCGACTGCCCAGCCACTCTGCCTCTGCCTGGAGACGGCG CCTGAGGCTGATCTGACCCACCTGGACGTGCTGGCCGCACTGAATGAAGAGCTGCCCGAGGCCTTGGAGAGCGGCCGTGTGAGCAGCATTCGTTTCGAGAACCTGAACGTGATCTGTGGCACAGCCGGACGCCGGGACAG GTGGCTGATCACCGTGACGGACTTCCAGGCGCGCTCCCACCTGCTGCGCTCGGGTCTGCGCCTGCTTGGGGAGCCTCACCCCCTCACCCGGCACGACGAGACGCAGCTGAGCGATTACCGCCTGTACCTGCGCCGGGCGCTGGCCCGCCGTCGCCTGCTGGAGGCCCTAGGGGCCAGCCAGGCCCCGGAGGACTGa